A genomic stretch from Haloarchaeobius amylolyticus includes:
- a CDS encoding DUF7331 family protein produces MSDHATDGDGSMPDQSAADGTESIETYETDGGVVFYDAENPLAWLEASKTFALRDVA; encoded by the coding sequence TTGTCCGACCACGCAACCGACGGTGACGGATCGATGCCCGACCAGAGCGCGGCAGATGGAACGGAATCCATCGAGACATACGAGACGGACGGTGGGGTCGTATTCTACGACGCCGAGAACCCGCTCGCGTGGCTCGAAGCAAGCAAGACGTTCGCGCTCCGAGACGTGGCGTAG
- a CDS encoding DUF7322 domain-containing protein, which produces MFNERSEHEPEEYDPEEDLRDYEGEFTPSVRVPRAPEAPSVPDESDAPSELKYEFWTMVLVFNAAILGVSLGGMYILFRGNWDLGGRIFLGGVVFFLYGLYRYQTRTFGRDDDDGTDEDGTAGDDVDDGTEVTADAATTETEPDGSAADND; this is translated from the coding sequence GTGTTCAACGAGCGTAGCGAGCACGAACCGGAGGAGTACGACCCCGAGGAGGACCTCCGGGACTACGAGGGCGAGTTCACGCCGTCGGTCCGTGTCCCCAGGGCGCCCGAGGCACCATCCGTCCCCGACGAATCCGACGCGCCCAGCGAGCTGAAGTACGAGTTCTGGACGATGGTGCTCGTGTTCAACGCCGCCATCCTCGGCGTGAGCCTCGGCGGGATGTACATCCTCTTCCGGGGGAACTGGGACCTCGGCGGCCGCATCTTCCTCGGCGGCGTCGTGTTCTTCCTCTACGGCCTCTATCGCTACCAGACGCGGACGTTCGGCCGCGACGACGACGATGGGACCGACGAGGACGGTACTGCTGGTGACGACGTGGACGACGGCACCGAGGTCACCGCCGACGCTGCCACCACCGAAACCGAGCCCGACGGCTCCGCAGCCGACAACGACTAA
- a CDS encoding DUF7346 family protein, with the protein MRTVRDDSGDRYLLVKESGDASLVRDPATGEERYVENDRLEPAEGETPLETAASAVSPAVRRIVSATHDDRSLGLLVELADDGPVPVRDLLGRYDLCESDLLGLLTEFRAAGLVEEARLAGERGYDATDLAREGVDILREAGD; encoded by the coding sequence ATGCGAACAGTCCGCGACGACTCCGGCGACCGCTACCTCCTCGTGAAGGAGTCGGGGGACGCCAGCCTCGTGCGCGACCCGGCGACCGGCGAGGAACGGTACGTCGAGAACGACCGGCTCGAACCCGCCGAGGGCGAGACGCCACTGGAGACCGCCGCGAGTGCCGTCTCGCCGGCGGTCCGGCGCATCGTCTCCGCGACCCACGACGACCGCTCGCTCGGACTGCTGGTCGAACTGGCCGACGACGGGCCCGTCCCGGTCCGGGACCTGCTCGGGCGCTACGACCTCTGCGAGAGCGACCTGCTCGGCCTGCTCACGGAGTTCCGGGCTGCGGGGCTGGTCGAGGAGGCCCGGCTCGCGGGCGAACGCGGTTACGACGCGACCGACCTCGCGCGTGAGGGAGTCGATATCCTGCGCGAGGCCGGCGACTAG
- the rad50 gene encoding DNA double-strand break repair ATPase Rad50: MRVDRVRLSNFKCYGDADLTLDRGVTVVHGVNGSGKSSLLEACFFALYGSKALSGTLDDVVRTGADDAEVELWFSHAGEDYHIERRIRYTSDRAQTAKCILEAPEGTFEGARSVRGKVTELLRMDADAFVNCAYVRQGEVNKLIHATPSERQDMIDDLLQLGKLEDYRERASEARLGVNDVLDNVRGRYEGLADQIAEKEAKDLHATLNDIESDLAETKANIENFEQQLETAKETRQEAEDILEEYEEKREKLATVEDDIEDLQESIAETEREREELKADRRDLREELSAARETRDDLVADTDLAADVDAEAVEGRLAEVESDLDDLKERVNDLGNELSNHRERADRLEEEADDLESKAEGKREEAEALADEIESDEAAIADRREKVDSLEDEVEAAKATFDDAPVDFGEAEALQEELEGEREDLREERADLQTAVELLRSSIEEAEELLAEGKCPECGQPVEDSPHVDTIDEDREELETKQTELESVEADIEALDERIDRAEELVDAEDEVERLRDQISNMEQLLDQKESALEDKRERRQRLHDEADEFEAEAEAKREQAAEERDALEDSREALGEANAEKATVAQRKETLDSLADTLDQVAELEADIERLGEKRDLLGEQNDERRDTLADKRERKAELEAAVDDSQVENARTEKKRAAGYIEKVEAKLEDLAETRDDLQDRAGRVRGEISELEELRERRDDLGERLDALESLYAEAQDLQQMYKDLRADLRQRNVETLERMLNETFDLVYQNDSYSHIELSGEYELTVYQKDGETLDPEQLSGGERALFNLSLRCAIYRLLSEGVEGAAPMPPLILDEPTVFLDSGHVTQLLTLVETMRTEYGVEQIVVVSHDEELVGAADSLVHVEKDPTTNRSTVSRGEQPLAELY; this comes from the coding sequence ATGAGGGTCGACCGCGTCCGCCTCTCGAACTTCAAGTGCTACGGCGACGCCGACCTCACGCTCGACCGCGGGGTCACCGTCGTCCACGGCGTCAACGGGAGCGGGAAGTCGAGCCTGCTCGAGGCCTGCTTCTTCGCGCTCTACGGGTCGAAGGCGCTCTCGGGCACCCTCGACGACGTGGTCCGGACCGGCGCGGACGACGCCGAGGTCGAACTCTGGTTCTCCCACGCCGGGGAGGACTACCACATCGAGCGCCGTATCCGGTACACCAGCGACCGCGCCCAGACCGCGAAGTGCATCCTCGAAGCGCCCGAGGGCACCTTCGAGGGGGCCCGGTCGGTCCGCGGAAAGGTGACGGAACTTCTCCGGATGGACGCCGACGCGTTCGTCAACTGCGCGTACGTCCGCCAGGGAGAGGTCAACAAGCTCATCCACGCCACCCCATCCGAGCGCCAGGACATGATCGACGACCTCCTGCAGCTGGGCAAACTTGAGGACTACCGCGAGCGCGCCAGCGAGGCCCGCCTCGGCGTCAACGACGTGCTCGACAACGTCCGCGGGCGCTACGAGGGGCTGGCGGACCAGATCGCCGAGAAGGAGGCGAAGGACCTCCACGCGACCCTGAACGACATCGAGTCCGACCTCGCGGAGACGAAAGCGAACATCGAGAACTTCGAGCAGCAACTCGAGACGGCGAAGGAGACGAGACAGGAGGCCGAGGACATCCTCGAGGAGTACGAGGAGAAACGCGAGAAGCTCGCGACGGTCGAGGACGACATCGAGGACCTGCAAGAGAGCATCGCCGAGACCGAGCGCGAACGCGAGGAGCTGAAGGCGGACCGTCGCGACCTGCGCGAGGAGCTGTCCGCGGCGCGGGAGACGCGAGACGACCTGGTCGCCGACACCGACCTCGCGGCCGACGTGGACGCCGAGGCGGTCGAGGGGCGCCTGGCCGAGGTCGAATCGGACCTCGACGACCTCAAAGAGCGCGTGAACGACCTCGGGAACGAACTCTCGAACCACCGCGAGCGTGCCGACCGGCTCGAGGAGGAGGCCGACGACCTCGAATCGAAGGCCGAGGGGAAGCGCGAGGAGGCCGAGGCGCTCGCCGACGAGATCGAGTCCGACGAGGCGGCCATCGCGGACCGCCGCGAGAAGGTCGACAGTCTCGAGGACGAGGTCGAGGCCGCGAAGGCGACCTTCGACGACGCGCCGGTCGACTTCGGCGAGGCCGAGGCCCTGCAGGAAGAACTCGAAGGTGAACGCGAGGACCTGCGCGAGGAACGGGCCGACCTCCAGACCGCGGTGGAGCTGCTTCGCAGCAGCATCGAGGAGGCCGAGGAGCTGCTCGCCGAGGGCAAGTGCCCCGAGTGTGGCCAGCCCGTCGAGGACTCGCCCCACGTCGACACCATCGACGAGGACCGCGAAGAACTCGAGACGAAGCAGACCGAGCTCGAATCGGTGGAGGCCGACATCGAGGCCCTCGACGAGCGCATCGACCGGGCCGAGGAACTCGTCGACGCCGAGGACGAGGTCGAGCGACTGCGCGACCAGATATCGAACATGGAGCAGCTCCTCGACCAGAAGGAGTCCGCCCTCGAAGACAAGCGCGAGCGCCGCCAGCGCCTGCACGACGAGGCCGACGAGTTCGAGGCCGAGGCCGAGGCGAAGCGCGAGCAGGCGGCCGAGGAACGCGACGCGCTGGAGGACAGCCGCGAGGCCCTGGGCGAGGCGAACGCCGAGAAGGCCACCGTCGCCCAGCGCAAGGAGACTCTCGACTCGCTCGCTGACACCCTCGACCAGGTCGCCGAACTCGAAGCCGATATCGAACGCCTCGGGGAGAAGCGCGACCTGCTCGGCGAGCAGAACGACGAACGCCGCGACACCCTCGCGGACAAGCGCGAGCGCAAGGCCGAACTCGAGGCGGCCGTCGACGACTCGCAGGTCGAGAACGCCCGGACGGAGAAGAAGCGGGCCGCCGGCTACATCGAGAAGGTCGAAGCGAAGCTCGAGGACCTCGCCGAGACGCGCGACGACCTGCAGGACCGCGCCGGCAGGGTCCGCGGCGAGATATCCGAACTGGAGGAGTTACGCGAGCGGCGCGACGACCTCGGCGAGCGCCTCGACGCCCTCGAATCCCTCTACGCCGAGGCGCAGGACCTCCAGCAGATGTACAAGGACCTCCGGGCTGACCTGCGCCAGCGCAACGTCGAGACGCTGGAACGCATGCTCAACGAGACGTTCGACCTGGTGTACCAGAACGACTCCTACTCGCACATCGAGCTCTCGGGCGAGTACGAACTCACGGTGTACCAGAAGGACGGCGAGACGCTGGACCCCGAACAGCTCTCCGGCGGGGAGCGCGCCCTGTTCAACCTGAGCCTGCGGTGTGCCATCTACCGGCTGCTCTCCGAGGGCGTCGAGGGCGCGGCGCCGATGCCCCCGCTCATCCTCGACGAGCCGACGGTGTTCCTCGACTCGGGGCACGTCACGCAACTGCTGACGCTGGTCGAGACGATGCGCACCGAGTACGGCGTCGAGCAGATCGTCGTCGTCAGCCACGACGAGGAACTCGTCGGCGCGGCCGACTCGCTGGTCCACGTCGAGAAGGACCCGACGACCAACCGGTCGACGGTCAGCCGCGGCGAGCAACCGCTGGCGGAACTGTACTAG
- the mre11 gene encoding DNA double-strand break repair protein Mre11, whose product MTRVIHTGDTHLGYRQYHSPARRQDFLDAFRRVVADAIDDDVDAVVHAGDLFHDRRPGLQDLQGTVAALRDLADADIPFLAVVGNHEGKRDGQWLDLFADIGLATRLGREPHVLGDTAFYGLDFVPRSRRDDLEYDFAPHDAEYAMLVTHGLFEPFAHADWDTERLLEESSVDFDALLLGDNHAPGVEEASDTWVTYCGSTERVSASERDDRGYNIVTTDDEVTITRRGIPDNRPFRFVDVDLAPGEGVERVREAVREYDCEDAVVIVSVTGDGEPVSPAAIEEFAIDRGALVARVKDRREFEEDSSVEVSFADPDEAVRERVRELGLSQAARDVDETVRASKVADANVRDEVKDRVQSLVDDEDLGAFEAVNDGDAAGNDAGDDDGAEATDATTESEETTAETGAEPADGDAEPADAGAESTGNDAEPADTEAAAEAAATGDDAGQTSMGDFE is encoded by the coding sequence ATGACACGAGTGATCCACACTGGGGACACCCACCTCGGGTATCGCCAGTACCACTCCCCGGCCCGTCGGCAGGATTTCCTCGACGCGTTCCGACGGGTCGTGGCCGACGCTATCGACGACGACGTCGACGCCGTGGTCCACGCGGGCGACCTCTTCCACGACCGCCGCCCCGGCCTCCAGGACCTCCAGGGGACGGTCGCCGCACTGCGTGACCTCGCCGACGCCGACATCCCCTTCCTCGCCGTGGTGGGGAACCACGAGGGCAAGCGCGACGGCCAGTGGCTCGACCTCTTCGCCGACATCGGCCTCGCGACCCGCCTGGGGCGCGAACCCCACGTCCTCGGTGACACCGCCTTCTACGGCCTCGACTTCGTGCCGCGCTCGCGGCGCGACGACCTCGAATACGACTTCGCGCCCCACGACGCCGAGTACGCGATGCTCGTCACCCACGGCCTGTTCGAGCCCTTCGCGCACGCCGACTGGGACACCGAGCGGCTGCTCGAGGAATCGTCCGTCGACTTCGACGCGCTCCTGCTCGGCGACAACCACGCGCCCGGCGTCGAGGAGGCCAGCGACACCTGGGTCACGTACTGCGGCTCGACCGAGCGCGTGAGCGCGAGCGAGCGCGACGACCGCGGCTACAACATCGTCACGACCGACGACGAGGTGACCATCACCCGTCGCGGCATCCCGGACAACCGCCCCTTCCGGTTCGTGGACGTGGACCTCGCGCCCGGCGAGGGCGTCGAGCGCGTGCGCGAGGCGGTCCGCGAGTACGACTGCGAGGACGCGGTCGTCATCGTCTCCGTGACCGGGGACGGCGAGCCGGTCTCGCCGGCCGCCATCGAGGAGTTCGCCATCGACCGCGGCGCGCTGGTCGCCCGCGTGAAAGACCGCCGCGAGTTCGAGGAGGACAGCAGCGTCGAGGTGTCCTTCGCCGACCCAGACGAGGCGGTTCGCGAGCGCGTGCGTGAACTCGGCCTGAGCCAGGCCGCCCGCGACGTGGACGAGACGGTCCGCGCGAGCAAGGTCGCCGACGCGAACGTCCGCGACGAGGTGAAAGACCGCGTGCAGTCGCTGGTCGACGACGAGGACCTCGGCGCGTTCGAGGCGGTCAACGATGGCGACGCGGCCGGGAACGACGCGGGTGACGACGACGGAGCCGAGGCGACCGACGCCACCACCGAGTCCGAGGAGACAACGGCCGAGACCGGCGCAGAGCCAGCCGATGGCGACGCGGAACCAGCCGACGCCGGTGCGGAGTCAACCGGCAACGACGCGGAACCAGCCGACACCGAGGCCGCTGCCGAGGCCGCCGCGACCGGGGACGACGCCGGGCAGACCTCCATGGGTGATTTCGAATGA
- a CDS encoding MarR family transcriptional regulator: MSATELEGTEQTAGSWDDVRDLPPSAKLVAKVLEYNDTLTQSQLAEETLLPPRTVRYALNRLEEADVVNSRFSFSDARKRLYTLNIE; the protein is encoded by the coding sequence ATGAGCGCAACCGAACTGGAAGGGACCGAACAGACGGCCGGGAGCTGGGACGACGTCCGCGACCTCCCGCCGAGTGCGAAGCTCGTGGCCAAGGTGCTGGAGTACAACGACACGCTGACCCAGAGTCAGCTCGCCGAGGAGACGCTCCTGCCGCCGCGGACCGTCCGCTACGCACTCAACCGTCTGGAGGAGGCGGACGTGGTCAACTCGCGGTTCTCGTTCTCCGACGCCCGCAAGCGACTCTACACCCTGAACATCGAGTAA
- the pan1 gene encoding proteasome-activating nucleotidase Pan1 produces MTDTVDDVDLPYDEEEASQQEKIEALQERLDVLESQNDEMRDKLLDANAENNKYQQKLERLTHENKKLKQSPLFVATVQELTDEGVIIKQHGNNQEALTEVTEEMRDELEPDMRVAVNNSLSIVKTLSNETDVRARVMEVTKSPEVTYEDIGGLEEQMQEVRETVEMPLEKPEAFKEVGIDPPSGVLLYGPPGTGKTMLAKAVANQTDATFIKMAGSELVHKFIGEGAKLVRDLFQVARDHEPAVIFIDEIDAIASKRTESKTSGDAEVQRTMMQLLSEMDGFEDRGEIRIIAATNRFDMLDRAILRPGRFDRLIEVPKPDAEGREIIFQIHTRDMNVSDDVDFGALAGMAENASGADVKAVCTEAGMFAIRDDRRTITMADFEAAWEKIQAEEEDDPDVSKTFA; encoded by the coding sequence ATGACCGACACTGTGGACGACGTCGACCTTCCCTATGACGAGGAGGAGGCGTCCCAGCAGGAGAAAATAGAAGCTCTCCAGGAGCGGCTTGACGTGCTCGAGTCCCAGAACGACGAGATGCGCGACAAGCTCCTCGACGCCAACGCAGAGAACAACAAGTACCAGCAGAAACTGGAGCGTCTCACCCACGAGAACAAGAAGCTCAAGCAATCGCCGCTGTTCGTCGCCACCGTCCAGGAACTCACGGACGAGGGCGTCATCATCAAGCAACACGGCAACAACCAGGAGGCGCTCACCGAGGTCACCGAGGAGATGCGTGACGAACTCGAACCCGACATGCGGGTCGCGGTCAACAACTCGCTCTCCATCGTCAAGACCCTCAGCAACGAGACCGACGTGCGGGCCCGCGTGATGGAGGTAACGAAGAGCCCCGAGGTGACCTACGAGGACATCGGTGGGCTCGAAGAGCAGATGCAGGAGGTCCGCGAGACCGTCGAGATGCCCCTCGAGAAGCCCGAGGCGTTCAAGGAGGTCGGCATCGACCCGCCGTCCGGCGTCCTGCTCTACGGCCCGCCGGGTACCGGGAAGACGATGCTGGCCAAGGCCGTCGCGAACCAGACCGACGCGACGTTCATCAAGATGGCCGGCTCCGAGCTCGTGCACAAGTTCATCGGCGAGGGCGCAAAGCTCGTGCGGGACCTGTTCCAGGTCGCTCGCGACCACGAGCCCGCCGTCATCTTCATCGACGAGATCGACGCCATCGCGAGCAAGCGCACCGAGTCCAAGACCTCCGGCGACGCCGAGGTCCAGCGCACGATGATGCAGCTGCTCTCCGAGATGGACGGCTTCGAGGACCGCGGCGAGATCCGCATCATCGCGGCGACGAACCGCTTCGACATGCTCGACCGCGCCATCCTCCGGCCGGGCCGGTTCGACCGCCTCATCGAGGTCCCCAAGCCCGACGCCGAGGGCCGCGAGATCATCTTCCAGATCCACACCCGCGACATGAACGTCTCCGACGACGTCGACTTCGGGGCACTGGCCGGGATGGCCGAGAACGCCTCCGGTGCCGACGTCAAGGCGGTCTGCACCGAGGCCGGGATGTTCGCCATCCGCGACGACCGTCGCACCATCACGATGGCCGACTTCGAGGCCGCGTGGGAGAAGATCCAGGCCGAAGAAGAGGACGACCCGGACGTCTCCAAGACGTTCGCCTGA
- a CDS encoding TrkH family potassium uptake protein → MPRSRTVGGVPTDLAIIARDVGTLLLMQAGLMTLTVGVALVFGEFYPALGFLTAGGITALLGELARRAFADAPEPKMKHGMVIAAGGWFATAVFGALAFFLVAWMTPESVMNGFVPGGTDTSDWSVVTAGGLATKSSLGYFRNPLHAMFESMSGWTGSGLTMAIHEPSLPRSVQWWRSLIQYVGGVGVIVLTVSILSRPGSGSYALYRSEAREEKIHPSVVSTVRTVWKIFVGYTLLAVAALFLVIWLAEGYPVGEALWHALNHAMTGLSTGGFSVTDNSMETYNSPLIETVLLPVMTLGAIAFPIHYAILSDGRWRKLYEDLQTRWLFLLLGGGIVALSAQNVLVGLASAGYGATVPSPVSGLSTAQFDAIRDGTFQWVSALSCTGFQSSPIGRWSDGGKLLVSAAMTMGGAAGSTVGGIKIIRGYTVSKGIQWQFSRVFLPANAVVNVDIGDRTLGREEMDREFSEAAIVSMLWLILLLATSLVMVNVAGPDFSYADALFEVASAQGNVGLSTGITGPDMPVVAEAMFLLNMWVGRLEIIPVLVFFRSALKGLNP, encoded by the coding sequence ATGCCCCGTAGTCGAACCGTCGGCGGCGTCCCGACCGACCTCGCCATCATCGCCCGCGACGTGGGGACCCTGCTGTTGATGCAGGCGGGGCTGATGACCCTCACCGTCGGGGTCGCCCTCGTCTTCGGCGAGTTCTACCCGGCGCTCGGGTTCCTCACCGCGGGCGGTATCACGGCACTGCTCGGCGAGCTCGCCCGCCGGGCGTTCGCCGACGCACCCGAGCCGAAGATGAAACACGGGATGGTCATCGCCGCCGGGGGCTGGTTCGCGACGGCCGTCTTCGGCGCGCTCGCGTTCTTCCTGGTCGCCTGGATGACTCCGGAGAGCGTCATGAACGGCTTCGTCCCGGGCGGGACGGACACGAGCGACTGGTCGGTCGTCACGGCCGGCGGCCTCGCGACGAAGTCGAGCCTCGGCTACTTCCGGAACCCGCTGCACGCCATGTTCGAGTCGATGAGCGGCTGGACCGGGAGCGGACTCACGATGGCAATCCACGAGCCGTCGCTGCCCCGCTCCGTCCAGTGGTGGCGCTCGCTCATCCAGTACGTCGGCGGCGTGGGCGTCATCGTCCTCACCGTCTCCATCCTCTCGCGACCGGGGAGCGGGAGCTACGCGCTCTACCGGTCGGAGGCGCGCGAGGAGAAGATCCACCCGAGCGTGGTCTCGACCGTCAGGACCGTCTGGAAGATCTTCGTCGGGTACACCCTGCTGGCCGTCGCCGCGCTGTTCCTCGTCATCTGGCTGGCCGAGGGCTACCCGGTCGGCGAGGCGCTCTGGCACGCGCTGAACCACGCGATGACCGGCCTCTCGACCGGCGGGTTCTCCGTGACGGACAACTCGATGGAGACGTACAACTCGCCGCTCATCGAGACCGTGCTCCTGCCGGTGATGACACTCGGCGCCATCGCCTTCCCCATCCACTACGCCATCCTCTCGGACGGGCGCTGGCGCAAACTGTACGAGGACCTCCAGACGCGCTGGCTGTTCCTGCTACTCGGGGGCGGCATCGTCGCGCTCAGTGCGCAGAACGTGCTCGTCGGGCTGGCGTCGGCGGGCTACGGTGCGACCGTCCCCTCTCCGGTGTCGGGGCTCTCGACGGCCCAGTTCGACGCCATCCGAGACGGGACCTTCCAGTGGGTGAGCGCGCTCTCGTGTACCGGGTTCCAGTCCTCGCCCATCGGCCGGTGGTCCGACGGGGGGAAGTTGCTCGTCTCGGCGGCGATGACGATGGGCGGTGCTGCCGGGTCGACAGTCGGCGGCATCAAGATCATCCGCGGCTACACCGTCTCGAAGGGTATCCAGTGGCAGTTCTCCCGGGTGTTCCTGCCGGCGAACGCGGTGGTCAACGTGGACATCGGCGACCGGACGCTCGGCCGCGAGGAGATGGACCGGGAGTTCTCCGAGGCGGCGATCGTCAGCATGCTCTGGCTCATCCTGTTGCTCGCGACGAGCCTCGTCATGGTCAACGTCGCGGGCCCCGACTTCAGCTACGCTGACGCGCTGTTCGAGGTCGCGAGCGCCCAGGGGAACGTCGGCCTCTCGACGGGCATCACCGGTCCCGACATGCCGGTGGTCGCGGAGGCGATGTTCCTGCTGAACATGTGGGTCGGACGGCTGGAGATCATCCCCGTGCTGGTGTTCTTCCGGTCGGCGCTGAAGGGCCTGAACCCGTGA
- a CDS encoding potassium channel family protein gives MYIIIVGAGNIGTPLIEIATRDENEVVVIEQNEAKADAAARQFDCLVINADATVAETLDEAGIDRADAIISTTDQDATNIMVCLLAKEREVPAVVSVVHNPDHMNLFERVGVSTMENPQRLISEYLYRAVKRPSIKDYMKVGDTAEVFEITVDEGAPIAGYTLEEANQEGVIGHGILIVAIERNGEGDPLTPRGDTVVQPGDLLTVYSQRGAAPDVTDVFGHYEDHELR, from the coding sequence ATGTACATCATCATCGTCGGGGCGGGCAACATCGGGACGCCCCTCATCGAGATCGCGACCCGCGACGAGAACGAGGTCGTGGTCATCGAGCAGAACGAGGCGAAGGCGGACGCCGCCGCCCGCCAGTTCGACTGTCTCGTCATCAACGCCGACGCGACGGTCGCCGAGACGCTCGACGAGGCCGGCATCGACCGCGCCGATGCCATCATCTCGACGACAGACCAGGACGCCACCAACATCATGGTCTGCCTGCTGGCGAAAGAGCGCGAGGTCCCCGCGGTCGTCAGCGTCGTCCACAACCCCGACCACATGAACCTCTTCGAACGTGTCGGGGTGTCGACGATGGAGAACCCGCAGCGACTCATCTCGGAGTACCTCTACCGCGCGGTCAAGCGCCCCTCCATCAAGGACTACATGAAGGTCGGGGACACCGCCGAGGTGTTCGAGATCACCGTCGACGAGGGTGCGCCCATCGCGGGCTACACGCTCGAGGAGGCGAACCAGGAGGGCGTCATCGGGCACGGCATCCTCATCGTGGCCATCGAGCGGAACGGCGAGGGTGACCCGCTCACCCCCCGCGGCGACACCGTCGTCCAGCCGGGTGACCTCCTCACGGTGTACTCCCAGCGTGGGGCTGCACCCGACGTGACCGACGTGTTCGGGCACTACGAGGACCACGAGCTCAGATAG
- a CDS encoding plastocyanin/azurin family copper-binding protein produces MSRDTEDAPVSRRQFLQGVAGAAAVAATADSASAQSTKTVEVGPGGNYVYTPGTEDPLYVAPGTTVEFVWKSDNHNVNPTSVPEGASWEGHKPIENNGFSFESTFETMGTYEYQCDPHAGLGMKGTIIVNESGQAPSSGGGGGPVLPDSAKAIGVATLGAMLSVLSLAFVFLKYGGDYDTPE; encoded by the coding sequence ATGAGCCGCGACACAGAGGACGCGCCCGTCTCTCGCCGGCAGTTTCTGCAGGGCGTCGCAGGGGCAGCAGCCGTCGCAGCGACGGCCGACTCGGCCAGTGCACAGTCGACCAAGACGGTGGAGGTCGGACCGGGCGGCAACTACGTCTACACCCCGGGTACCGAGGACCCGCTGTACGTCGCTCCAGGGACGACCGTCGAGTTCGTCTGGAAGTCCGACAACCACAACGTGAACCCCACGAGCGTCCCCGAGGGCGCGTCCTGGGAGGGCCACAAGCCCATCGAGAACAACGGCTTCTCGTTCGAGTCCACGTTCGAGACGATGGGGACCTACGAGTACCAGTGTGACCCCCACGCCGGACTCGGCATGAAGGGGACCATCATCGTGAACGAGAGCGGCCAGGCCCCCTCCAGCGGCGGTGGCGGCGGTCCGGTCCTGCCGGACTCCGCGAAGGCGATCGGCGTGGCGACCCTCGGTGCGATGCTGTCGGTCCTCTCGCTCGCCTTCGTCTTCCTCAAGTACGGCGGCGACTACGACACGCCCGAATAA
- a CDS encoding M42 family metallopeptidase codes for MTSFDFDYDLLVELTETHGAPGYEDTVRDIVRRELEPEVDSIESDGMGNLVGTVEGDSDYSVLVAAHMDEIGFMVRHVDENGFVTIDALGGWDPQILRAERVNVRTDDGDLPGVIGSVPPHTGGEDDDEERTVHDVKVDLGLPAAVVEERVSVGDLVTMAQRTEALGECVSGKAIDNRVSVFIMLELARRIEDPDVTVHFAATVQEEVGLRGAEALGVDVDPDLAIALDTTVANDITGFEKWDYITELGEGAGIKLKDSSVITNPKVHRRLRAIAEDEDIPHQFEVLPSGGTDTGGLQYSHGALPVGAVSIPTRYLHTPTEVAHGDDIAACIDLTAAFLETEDGSHDYTL; via the coding sequence ATGACCTCGTTCGACTTCGACTACGACCTGCTCGTCGAACTCACGGAGACCCACGGCGCCCCGGGGTACGAGGACACCGTCCGCGACATCGTCCGACGGGAACTCGAGCCCGAGGTAGACAGCATCGAGAGCGACGGCATGGGCAACCTCGTCGGGACCGTCGAGGGTGACAGCGACTACAGCGTCCTCGTCGCGGCCCACATGGACGAGATCGGCTTCATGGTCCGCCACGTCGACGAGAACGGCTTCGTCACCATCGACGCGCTCGGCGGCTGGGACCCGCAGATCCTCCGGGCGGAGCGCGTCAACGTCCGGACCGACGACGGCGACCTCCCCGGCGTCATCGGCTCGGTCCCGCCCCACACCGGCGGCGAGGACGACGACGAGGAGCGCACGGTCCACGACGTGAAGGTCGACCTCGGCCTCCCCGCGGCCGTCGTCGAGGAGCGCGTCTCCGTCGGCGACCTCGTGACGATGGCCCAGCGAACCGAGGCCCTCGGCGAGTGCGTCTCGGGGAAGGCCATCGACAACCGCGTCTCGGTGTTCATCATGCTCGAACTCGCCCGGCGCATCGAGGACCCCGACGTGACGGTCCACTTCGCCGCGACGGTCCAGGAGGAGGTCGGCCTCCGCGGGGCAGAGGCACTCGGCGTCGACGTGGACCCCGACCTCGCCATCGCGCTCGACACGACCGTCGCGAACGACATCACCGGCTTCGAGAAGTGGGACTACATCACCGAACTGGGTGAGGGCGCGGGTATCAAGCTCAAGGACTCCTCGGTCATCACGAACCCGAAGGTCCACCGCCGGCTCCGCGCCATCGCCGAGGACGAGGACATCCCCCACCAGTTCGAGGTGCTGCCCTCGGGCGGGACCGACACCGGCGGCCTCCAGTACTCCCACGGCGCGCTCCCGGTCGGCGCGGTCTCCATCCCCACTCGCTACCTCCACACGCCGACAGAGGTCGCCCACGGCGACGACATCGCCGCCTGCATCGACCTCACGGCGGCCTTCCTCGAGACGGAGGACGGTTCGCACGACTACACGCTGTGA